The DNA region GATCACCACCGTGCCGCCGTTCTCCACCAGCACCTGGGTGCGGATGTGCTTGGTGTTGATGGCGATGCCGGCCGCGGTGGTCTCGCCCCGGCTGTCCTTGCTGATGTCCAGGTCCAGGATGATGTTGCCCTCGGGCGTGATCTGCGGCGTGACTTCCAGCTTCAGCGTGGCGCGGCGGAAGGCCACCGAGGTGGCGCCGCTGGAGGTGGCCTGCTGGTACGGGAACTCCGTGCCCTGCTCGATCAGCGCCTTGGTCTTGTCGGCCGTGATGACGCGCGGGCTGGACACCAGCTTGCCGCGGCCGTCGGCTTCCAGCGCCGACAGTTCCAGGTTCAGGAAGCGGTTGGCACCGGCGTTGAACAGCGACAGCGCGAAGCTGGCCGGATTGAAGCCGCCGACACCGACCGCCGGCAGGTTCACGAAGGTGGTCGTGACCGTGTCGAAGGCCGTCGTGGTCTGGCCGGTCTGCGCCGACACGCCGTCGTAGGTACCGGTGACCGACGCCCGGCTGTTGCCGACGCCGTAGCCGCTGGTGCCGCCGCGCGCGTTGTCGGTGCGCAGGTCGACCGCGCCCAGGCGCGCGCCGAGCGACTTGCCGAAGGTGTCGGAGGCCTCGACGATGCGCGCCTCGATCAGCACCTGGCGCACCGCGATGTCGAGCTTGGCGATCAGCTCCTGGACCTGGTCGATGCGGCTGCCGACGTCGGTGACGAAGATCTGGTTGGTACGCGGCTCGGCGATGACGCTGCCCCGCTGGCTGAGCACGCGGTTGGCGATCGGGCCGGCGGTGAGCTGGGCGGCGATCTCGGCCGCCTTGGTGTAGTTCAGCTGGAAGGCCTGCGTGCGCAGCTGCTCCAGGTTCTGGATGGCGGCGCGGGCCTCAAGCTCCAGCTTCTCCTTGGATGCGATCTCGTCCTTGGGCGCGATCCACAGCACGTTGCCGGACTTGCGCATGCCCAGGCCCTTGGCCTGCAGGATGATGTCCAGCGCCTGGTCCCAGGGGACGTCCTTCAGGCGCAGCGTCACCGCGCCGGCGACCGAGTCGGAGGTCACGATGTTGAAGTTGGTGAAGTCGGCGATGACCTGCAGCAGCGAGCGGACCTCGATGTTCTGGAAGTTCAGCGACAGCTTCTCGCCGGCGTAGCCGGGACCCTGGGTCAGCTTCGACTGGTCGACCTTCTGCTGGCGCACCTCGACCACGAACTGGTTGTCGCTCTGGTAGGCGCTGTGCTCCCACTGGCCCTTGGGTTCGATGACCACGCGCACGCGGTCGCCGGCCTGGAAGGTGGTGACGGTCTGCACCGGCGTGCCGAAATCGGACACGTCGAGCTTGCGGCGCAGGCCTTCCGGCAGGGTGGATTTCAGGAATTCGACCACCAGCTGCTGGCCCTGCTGGCGGATGTCGACGCCGACCTGGTTGTTCGGCAGTTCGACCATCACGCGGCCGGCGGCGTCGGGGCCACGGCGGAAGTCCAGGTCCTTGATCGGTTGCGCGTCGCGGGCCCGGTTCTCGGCGAACTGGGAGGTGACGGCGGCGGTAGCAGCCGGCGCCACGCCGGAGACGGCGTCGAGCGAGACCAGCAGCGACTTGCCCTGCAGCTGGGCCTTGTAGCCGGTCGGCGACTTCAGGTTCAGCACCAGGCGGGTGCGGTCACCGGCGGTGACCACGTTCATCGAGCGCAGGTTGCCCTGGTTCAGTTCGACGGTGGAACGCCCCAGGCCGTTGCTGGCGCCGGGAATGTCCAGCGCGATGCGCGCCGGCGACTGGATGGTGAAGCCGGCCGGCACCGCCGGCAGCGGCTGCGAGAAGTCGATGCGCACGACCTCCACGCCGCCCTGGATCGAGCTGCTGACCGACTCGACCACGGTGCTTTGCGCCTGGGCTGACAGGCTGGCGCCTGCGAGGAGCAGCCACCCCACGCACGCCACCACCCGTCGCCACGCCATCATGTTCTGTTTGTTCATTTCGACCTCTCTTGCAATTGGAGCGTCGCACTGCGCTCGATCCACTCGCCCGCGGCGTCCTGCACGATCTCGCGCAGGACGACCTCGGCCTCCCCGACCTTGGTGATCTTTCCGTAGTTCTGGCCCAGGTAGTTGCCGGGGCGCACCTGGTACAGCAGGTTGTCCACGCGAACCAGGGCGACCGGCTGGCCCTGCTTGAGCAGGCTGCCGACCATGGACATGGTGTCGAGCGGGAAGCCCTCGAGCGGCTCCTTGCGGCGCGCGAGCTCGGGCGCGAGCAGCGCCGCGCTGGAGGTCGACTGGGTGGTCTCGCGCTTGAGGGCCTGCGTCAGCTTCTGGTTGCTGAACGGGTCGAACGCCGTTTCCTGCGTGTAGGCCTGGGGGCTGAACTGCTTGGGCTCGGGAATGGGCTGCACCTTGGGCCGGGTCTGGGCCCGCTGCTGGTTCATCCACTCCAGCGTCTCCTCCTGGTGGGAGGCGCCGCAACCGGCCAGCAGCACGACGGCCAGGGCGGCGGCGAGGCGGGTCGGCATCATTTCTTGGCTCCCTTGGGCGCGGACGCCTTGCGCTGCTTGTCGACTTCGTCGGCGTCGAGGTAGCGGAAGGTCTTGGCCGTGGCGTCCATGGACAGCATGCCGTCGCGGCCCGGCGTGACGCCGACGTTGTTCAGGGTCACGATGCGCGACAGGTTGGCGATGTCGGAGGCGAACGAGCCGATGTCGTGGTAGCGGCCAGTCACCTTCAGGGCGATCGGCAGTTCGGCGTAGTACTCCTTGACGTTGACCTGGCCGGGCCGGAACAGCTCGAAGCTCAGGCTTCGGCCCAGGCCCGCCTGGTTGATGTCCGACAGCAGCGCGTCCATCTCGGCCTTGCTGGGCAGCTGCTTTTCCAGCTGGGTGACGTACTGCTGCACCTGCTCGCGCTGCTTCTTCAGCGCATCGAGGTTGACGGCCTGGGCCAGCTTCTTGGAGTAGTCCTCCTTGAGCGACTTTTCCTTGGCGATCTCCTGGTCCAGTTCCTGGTCGGAGTTGGTGAGCCAGACGAACCAGAGCGCGACCACGATGGCGACCATCAGCGCCAGGCAGGCCGCCAGGCGAGGCACCAGGGGCCAGGACGCGGGGTCGTTCGGGTCGAGCCCGCGGAACTGCGCGGCGACCTTCTGCTGGAGGCCGGCCAGGTCGAATTTGGGGACAGCGGTGGTGGCCATGGTGCTTCAGGTCTTGGCGGGCGCCGAGGCAGCCGCGGTGGCGGCGGGCGAGGTCGGGGCCGAGGCGGCTCCGGCGGGCTTGGTCACCTCGCTGGAGCGCAGCAGCCGCACGCGCATGTTGAAGTTCGAGACCTTGCGCTGCTCGCGCGGGCCCAGGTTCACGGAGCCGGCCACGATCTCGACCAGCTCGGGCCGGGTGAGCCAGGCGCTGTTGTTGCCCAGGTTGCGCAGCAGCTCCGAGACGCGCTCGTTGGACTGCGCCACGCCGGTGAGGGTGACGGTCTGGTTGTCCTGCTTGACGGTGGTGATGTAGACGCCGTCGGGCAGCTGCCGCACCAGCTCGTTGAGCAGGTGGACCGGCAGGTTGCGGTCGGACTGGAGGTCTTCCACCGCCTGCTGGCGGGCCCGCAGCGCGGCGATCTCCTGCTGCAGGGTGGAGATCTCGCGGATCTGGCTTTCCAGCTTCTTGATCTCCCGGTCGAGCAGCGCGTTCTTGTCCTGCTGCGACGAGATCTGGGCCTGGAACCACAGGAAGATGGCGCCGGCGATGACACCGCCGAACAGGGCCGCGACGCCCAGGGAGGCGAAGAACGCCTCGCGCCGGCGCTTGCGGGCCGCCTCGCGGTGGGGCAGGAGGTTGATCAGGATCACTGCAGGAACCTCCGCATGGCCAGGCCACAGGACGTCAGGTACGACGGGGCTTCGCGTCGCATCTTCTTCTCGCGCACGCCGTCGCCGATCACCATGCCGTCGAACGGGTTCGCCAGGCCGCAGGGGAACGAGGTCTGGGCGGTGACGGCGTCGTTCAGGCCGGGCAGCGCCGCCGACCCGCCGGCCAGCATGATGTGGTCGACGCGGTTGTGCGGGGTGCTGGTGAAGAAGAACTGCAGGGCGCGGGCCACTTCCTGCGCCATGCTGTCCACGAACGGCTTGAGCACCGTGGCCTCGTAGTCGTCGGGCAGCTCGCCGCTGCGCTTCTTGGCCTCGGCCTCCTCGGGCGAGAAGCCGTACTGGCGCACGATGAGCTGGGTGAGCTGGGCGCCGCCGAAGGCCTGGTCGCGGTCGTACAGCACCTCGTCGTTGCGGATCACCTGCATGCTGGTGGTGAAGGCGCCGACCTCGAACAGGGCGACCATGGTGTCCACCCCGTTGGCCGGCAGCGTCTGGATCAGCCGACCGGCGGCCAGGCGCGACGAGTACGACTCGACGTCGATGATCACCGGCTTCAGGCCGGCGGCCTCGGCCAGGCCCTGGCGGTCCTGGACCTTTTCCTTGCGCGAGGCGGCGATGAGCACCTCGACATCCCCGGATGAGGTGGTGCTGGGCCCGACCACACAGAAGTCCAGGCTCACTTCGTCGAGCGAGAATGGGATGTACTGGTTGGCCTCGGTCTCGACCTGCACCTCGAGTTCCTGCTCGGACAGGCCGCCCGGGAGGATGATCTTCTTGGTGATGACGGCCGACGGCGGCAGCGCCATGGCGACATTCTTGGTGCGGGTGCCGCTTTTCTTGATGAGCCGGCGCATCGCCTCGGCCACCTCGTCGAACTTCTCGACGTTGCCGTCGGTGATCCAGCCGCGCTCCAGCGGTTCCATGGCGCAACGCTCCAGGACCAGGGCGCCGGACTTGTCACGGCCGAGCTCGACCAGCTTGACGCTGGATGAGCTGATATCCAAGCCCAGCAAGGGCGCCGGTTGCCGGCTGAACAACGATCCCAGAGAGATCAACTCGGTCTCCTGCCCGCCGATTCAGGCGGTAACAAACTTAAGATTCCACTTCAATGCTAGCAGTAACATCCTTGTCGCCCAAAGGAATTTTCCCCTCTGGCCCGTACGAAACGTTGCCAAACAGCCACGCGTGTGACGGCTCTTGCGCAAGCTCGACGGGCATCCTCGGACCTGTCGTGCATCTTGTCTCTTGCTGCGCTGCAACAACTCGACCGTGGCCGGCCG from Ramlibacter pinisoli includes:
- the pilQ gene encoding type IV pilus secretin PilQ, with protein sequence MNKQNMMAWRRVVACVGWLLLAGASLSAQAQSTVVESVSSSIQGGVEVVRIDFSQPLPAVPAGFTIQSPARIALDIPGASNGLGRSTVELNQGNLRSMNVVTAGDRTRLVLNLKSPTGYKAQLQGKSLLVSLDAVSGVAPAATAAVTSQFAENRARDAQPIKDLDFRRGPDAAGRVMVELPNNQVGVDIRQQGQQLVVEFLKSTLPEGLRRKLDVSDFGTPVQTVTTFQAGDRVRVVIEPKGQWEHSAYQSDNQFVVEVRQQKVDQSKLTQGPGYAGEKLSLNFQNIEVRSLLQVIADFTNFNIVTSDSVAGAVTLRLKDVPWDQALDIILQAKGLGMRKSGNVLWIAPKDEIASKEKLELEARAAIQNLEQLRTQAFQLNYTKAAEIAAQLTAGPIANRVLSQRGSVIAEPRTNQIFVTDVGSRIDQVQELIAKLDIAVRQVLIEARIVEASDTFGKSLGARLGAVDLRTDNARGGTSGYGVGNSRASVTGTYDGVSAQTGQTTTAFDTVTTTFVNLPAVGVGGFNPASFALSLFNAGANRFLNLELSALEADGRGKLVSSPRVITADKTKALIEQGTEFPYQQATSSGATSVAFRRATLKLEVTPQITPEGNIILDLDISKDSRGETTAAGIAINTKHIRTQVLVENGGTVVIGGIFELTETENDTKVPFLGDLPAVGFMFKNKSRTSNKQEMLVFITPKMLADRSAAR
- a CDS encoding pilus assembly protein PilP, with amino-acid sequence MPTRLAAALAVVLLAGCGASHQEETLEWMNQQRAQTRPKVQPIPEPKQFSPQAYTQETAFDPFSNQKLTQALKRETTQSTSSAALLAPELARRKEPLEGFPLDTMSMVGSLLKQGQPVALVRVDNLLYQVRPGNYLGQNYGKITKVGEAEVVLREIVQDAAGEWIERSATLQLQERSK
- a CDS encoding type 4a pilus biogenesis protein PilO; translation: MATTAVPKFDLAGLQQKVAAQFRGLDPNDPASWPLVPRLAACLALMVAIVVALWFVWLTNSDQELDQEIAKEKSLKEDYSKKLAQAVNLDALKKQREQVQQYVTQLEKQLPSKAEMDALLSDINQAGLGRSLSFELFRPGQVNVKEYYAELPIALKVTGRYHDIGSFASDIANLSRIVTLNNVGVTPGRDGMLSMDATAKTFRYLDADEVDKQRKASAPKGAKK
- a CDS encoding PilN domain-containing protein, giving the protein MILINLLPHREAARKRRREAFFASLGVAALFGGVIAGAIFLWFQAQISSQQDKNALLDREIKKLESQIREISTLQQEIAALRARQQAVEDLQSDRNLPVHLLNELVRQLPDGVYITTVKQDNQTVTLTGVAQSNERVSELLRNLGNNSAWLTRPELVEIVAGSVNLGPREQRKVSNFNMRVRLLRSSEVTKPAGAASAPTSPAATAAASAPAKT
- a CDS encoding pilus assembly protein PilM — encoded protein: MISLGSLFSRQPAPLLGLDISSSSVKLVELGRDKSGALVLERCAMEPLERGWITDGNVEKFDEVAEAMRRLIKKSGTRTKNVAMALPPSAVITKKIILPGGLSEQELEVQVETEANQYIPFSLDEVSLDFCVVGPSTTSSGDVEVLIAASRKEKVQDRQGLAEAAGLKPVIIDVESYSSRLAAGRLIQTLPANGVDTMVALFEVGAFTTSMQVIRNDEVLYDRDQAFGGAQLTQLIVRQYGFSPEEAEAKKRSGELPDDYEATVLKPFVDSMAQEVARALQFFFTSTPHNRVDHIMLAGGSAALPGLNDAVTAQTSFPCGLANPFDGMVIGDGVREKKMRREAPSYLTSCGLAMRRFLQ